From Stenotrophomonas maltophilia, a single genomic window includes:
- a CDS encoding pirin family protein, which translates to MTTIIAPRVHDIGGLEVRRAVPTLQARSIGSFVFVDQMGPALMHPGTAIDVRPHPHIGLATVTYLWSGAIGHRDTLGSDQVIRPGDVNWMTAGRGIAHSERTPQPDRDHDNPIHGMQTWVALPKSHEEIEPAFYHHAAATLPEQRRKGAWLRVIAGRAYGEESPVKVFADTLNVAIDLDPDAEIDIDNGHRERALYILEGDAQLDGVDVPAQHLIIPEAGAVGRLRAKTPVKAMLFGGEPLDGPRHLWWNFVSSSKERIEQAKHDWEAGRFGTIPGDDKEFIPLPQY; encoded by the coding sequence ATGACCACCATCATCGCCCCGCGCGTGCACGACATCGGCGGACTCGAAGTCCGTCGCGCCGTCCCGACCCTGCAGGCACGCAGCATCGGTTCGTTCGTGTTCGTCGACCAGATGGGCCCGGCACTCATGCATCCCGGTACGGCCATCGACGTGCGCCCGCACCCGCATATCGGCCTGGCCACCGTTACCTACCTGTGGTCCGGCGCGATCGGCCACCGCGACACGCTGGGCTCGGACCAGGTGATCCGCCCGGGCGACGTGAACTGGATGACTGCCGGCCGCGGCATCGCCCATTCCGAACGCACGCCGCAGCCCGACCGCGATCACGACAACCCGATCCACGGCATGCAGACCTGGGTCGCGTTGCCGAAGTCGCATGAAGAGATTGAGCCGGCGTTCTACCACCATGCCGCTGCCACCCTGCCCGAGCAGCGCCGCAAGGGTGCCTGGCTGCGGGTCATCGCCGGCCGCGCCTACGGCGAGGAATCGCCGGTGAAGGTGTTCGCCGACACGCTCAACGTGGCGATCGACCTCGACCCGGATGCGGAGATCGATATCGACAATGGCCACCGCGAGCGCGCGCTGTACATCCTCGAGGGCGACGCGCAGCTGGATGGCGTGGACGTGCCCGCCCAGCACCTGATCATTCCCGAGGCAGGCGCCGTCGGCCGCCTGCGCGCGAAGACCCCGGTGAAGGCGATGCTGTTCGGCGGCGAACCGCTGGATGGCCCGCGCCACCTGTGGTGGAACTTCGTGTCCAGCTCGAAGGAACGCATCGAGCAGGCCAAGCACGACTGGGAAGCCGGCCGCTTCGGCACCATCCCCGGCGACGACAAGGAGTTCATCCCGCTGCCGCAGTACTGA
- the aqpZ gene encoding aquaporin Z — protein sequence MSMGKRLSAEFLGTFWLVLGGCGSAVLAAKFGGDGNPLGIGFLGVALAFGLTVVTGAYAFGHISGAHFNPAVSVGLWAGGRFPTKDLVPYIIAQVAGGLLAGFILLQIASGASGFAIDGSQAGAFASNGYGALSPGGYSVAAAFLCEVVLTAVFLIVIMGSTHGKAPAGFAPLAIGLSLTLIHLISIPVTNTSVNPARSTAVAFFAGSGAVSQLWLFWVAPLLGGAIGGIIYKWIGNDR from the coding sequence ATGAGCATGGGTAAACGCTTGTCCGCCGAGTTCCTCGGCACGTTCTGGCTGGTTCTGGGTGGCTGCGGCAGCGCGGTGCTGGCCGCCAAGTTCGGCGGTGACGGCAATCCGCTGGGTATCGGATTCCTCGGCGTGGCGCTGGCCTTCGGCCTGACCGTGGTGACTGGCGCCTATGCGTTCGGCCACATCTCCGGCGCGCATTTCAATCCGGCGGTCAGCGTCGGTCTGTGGGCCGGTGGCCGCTTCCCGACCAAGGACCTGGTGCCCTACATCATCGCCCAGGTCGCTGGCGGCCTGCTGGCGGGCTTCATCCTGCTGCAGATCGCCTCCGGTGCCAGTGGCTTCGCCATTGATGGCAGCCAGGCCGGTGCATTTGCCAGCAACGGCTACGGCGCGCTGTCGCCCGGGGGCTACAGCGTGGCAGCCGCTTTCCTGTGCGAAGTGGTGCTCACTGCGGTGTTCCTGATCGTGATCATGGGGTCCACCCATGGCAAGGCACCGGCCGGCTTCGCGCCGCTGGCGATCGGCCTGTCGCTGACCCTGATCCACCTGATCAGCATCCCGGTGACCAACACCTCGGTGAACCCGGCCCGCTCCACTGCGGTGGCGTTCTTCGCCGGCAGCGGTGCGGTCAGCCAGCTGTGGCTGTTCTGGGTCGCCCCGCTGCTGGGCGGCGCGATCGGCGGCATCATCTACAAGTGGATCGGCAACGACCGCTGA
- a CDS encoding pirin family protein: MSFPEPVRVLRTIRGMPTSDGAGVRLTRVIGGPTLPDLDPFLLLDEFGTDRAEDYIAGFPEHPHRGFETVTYMLDGRMRHRDNHGNEGLLTPGSVQWMTAGRGLVHSEMPEQESGQMRGFQLWVNLPAKDKMTEPKYQEFAPERIPRVQPAAGVEVKVIAGSVDGTRGPIVQPATDPLYLDITLAPDRAWTYALPEGHNAFAYVFEGAMTVGEQDAARDVARQELAVLGGGEQLHISAGRDGARLILVAGRPLREPVMRHGPFVMNTRQELMQAFVDFQEGRF; this comes from the coding sequence ATGAGCTTTCCCGAACCGGTCCGCGTACTGCGCACCATCCGTGGCATGCCCACCTCCGATGGTGCCGGCGTGCGCCTGACCCGCGTCATCGGTGGCCCGACGCTGCCCGACCTGGATCCGTTCCTGCTGCTCGATGAATTCGGCACCGACCGCGCCGAGGACTACATCGCAGGTTTCCCGGAGCATCCGCACCGTGGTTTCGAGACGGTGACCTACATGCTCGACGGGCGCATGCGGCACCGCGACAACCACGGCAACGAAGGCCTGCTGACCCCGGGCAGCGTGCAGTGGATGACGGCGGGGCGCGGCCTGGTGCATTCGGAGATGCCCGAACAGGAAAGCGGGCAGATGCGCGGTTTCCAGCTGTGGGTGAATCTGCCGGCGAAGGACAAGATGACCGAGCCGAAGTACCAGGAGTTCGCGCCCGAGCGCATTCCGCGGGTGCAGCCGGCCGCCGGCGTGGAGGTGAAGGTGATTGCCGGCAGCGTCGACGGTACCCGCGGGCCGATCGTGCAGCCGGCCACCGATCCGCTCTACCTGGACATCACGCTGGCGCCCGACCGCGCCTGGACCTACGCACTGCCGGAAGGGCACAACGCGTTTGCCTATGTATTCGAAGGTGCGATGACGGTGGGCGAGCAGGACGCCGCGCGTGACGTGGCGCGCCAGGAACTGGCGGTGCTGGGCGGTGGCGAGCAGCTGCACATCTCGGCCGGCCGCGATGGCGCGCGGTTGATCCTGGTGGCCGGTCGTCCGCTGCGCGAGCCGGTGATGCGGCACGGCCCGTTCGTGATGAACACGCGGCAGGAACTGATGCAGGCCTTCGTCGATTTCCAGGAAGGCAGGTTCTGA
- a CDS encoding carbon starvation CstA family protein, which translates to MKGFSKLGWAVLALLGAFCLGTVALRRGEHINALWIVVAAVSLYLVAYRFYSLFIANKVMQLDPTRATPAVINNDGLDYVPTNKHVLFGHHFAAIAGAGPLVGPVLAAQMGYLPGLLWLVVGVVLAGAVQDFMVLFLSSRRNGRSLGDLVREEMGQVPGTIALFGAFLIMIIILAVLAMVVVKALAESPWGMFTVIATMPIAILMGVYMRYIRPGKIGEISIVGLILLLAAIWFGGKVAADPTWGPAFTFTGTQITWMLIGYGFVASVLPVWLLLAPRDYLSTFLKIGTIIALAIGILVVMPELKMPALTQFAASGDGPVWKGGMFPFLFITIACGAVSGFHALISSGTTPKLLANEAHMRYIGYGGMLMESFVAVMALVAASIIDPGIYFAMNSPAAVIGPDVVSAAHYITNTWGFTITPEQLTATAAAIGEPTILHRAGGAPTLAVGIAQILHQAIPSSSDAMMAFWYHFAILFEALFILTAVDAGTRAGRFMLQDLLGNFVPALKKTESWTANIIGTAGCVALWGYLLYTGVVDPFGGIQTLWPLFGISNQMLAGIALMLGTVVLFKMKRDRYAWVTAVPAVWLLICTTYAGFIKIFDSNPAQGFLAQAHKFQAALASDTITAPAKSVAQMKQIVVNAYVNTGLTALFLLVVGAVLVYSIKTILAARRNPQRSDRETPYVALKPHEMVDL; encoded by the coding sequence ATGAAAGGGTTTTCCAAACTGGGCTGGGCGGTACTCGCTCTGCTCGGCGCGTTCTGTCTGGGCACCGTTGCGCTGCGTCGCGGCGAACACATCAATGCCCTGTGGATCGTCGTCGCGGCGGTGTCGTTGTACCTCGTCGCCTATCGCTTCTACAGCCTGTTCATCGCCAACAAGGTGATGCAGCTCGATCCGACCCGGGCCACCCCGGCGGTGATCAACAACGATGGCCTGGACTACGTGCCGACCAACAAGCACGTGCTGTTCGGCCACCACTTCGCCGCCATCGCCGGCGCCGGCCCGCTGGTCGGCCCGGTGCTGGCCGCGCAGATGGGCTACCTGCCCGGCCTGCTGTGGCTGGTGGTGGGCGTCGTGCTGGCCGGTGCGGTGCAGGACTTCATGGTCCTGTTCCTGTCCAGCCGCCGCAACGGACGTTCGCTGGGTGACCTGGTGCGCGAGGAGATGGGCCAGGTGCCCGGCACCATCGCCCTGTTCGGCGCCTTCCTGATCATGATCATCATCCTGGCCGTGCTGGCGATGGTGGTGGTCAAGGCACTGGCCGAGAGCCCCTGGGGCATGTTCACGGTGATCGCAACGATGCCCATCGCGATCCTGATGGGCGTGTACATGCGCTACATCCGCCCCGGCAAGATCGGCGAGATCTCGATCGTTGGCCTGATCCTGCTGCTGGCCGCGATCTGGTTCGGCGGCAAGGTCGCGGCCGACCCGACCTGGGGCCCGGCGTTCACCTTCACCGGCACCCAGATCACCTGGATGCTGATCGGCTATGGCTTTGTCGCTTCGGTGCTGCCGGTGTGGCTGCTGCTGGCACCGCGTGATTACCTGTCGACCTTCCTCAAGATCGGTACGATCATCGCGCTGGCCATCGGCATCCTCGTGGTGATGCCGGAACTGAAGATGCCGGCGCTGACCCAGTTCGCCGCCAGCGGTGACGGCCCGGTGTGGAAGGGCGGCATGTTCCCGTTCCTGTTCATCACCATCGCCTGCGGTGCGGTGTCCGGCTTCCATGCCCTGATTTCCTCCGGCACCACGCCGAAGCTGCTGGCCAATGAAGCGCACATGCGCTACATCGGCTATGGCGGCATGCTGATGGAATCGTTCGTGGCCGTGATGGCGCTGGTGGCGGCTTCGATCATCGATCCGGGCATCTACTTCGCGATGAACAGCCCGGCGGCGGTGATCGGCCCGGATGTGGTGTCAGCCGCGCACTACATCACCAATACCTGGGGCTTCACCATCACCCCGGAACAGCTGACCGCCACGGCAGCAGCAATCGGCGAGCCGACCATCCTGCACCGCGCCGGTGGCGCGCCAACACTGGCAGTGGGCATCGCACAGATCCTGCACCAGGCGATTCCAAGCAGCAGCGACGCAATGATGGCGTTCTGGTACCACTTCGCGATCCTGTTCGAAGCGTTGTTCATCCTGACCGCGGTGGACGCCGGCACCCGTGCCGGGCGCTTCATGCTGCAGGACCTGCTGGGCAACTTCGTGCCAGCGTTGAAGAAGACCGAGTCGTGGACCGCCAACATCATCGGTACCGCCGGCTGCGTGGCGCTGTGGGGCTATCTGCTGTACACCGGCGTGGTCGATCCGTTCGGTGGCATCCAGACCCTGTGGCCGCTGTTCGGCATCTCCAACCAGATGCTGGCCGGCATCGCGCTGATGCTGGGCACGGTGGTGCTGTTCAAGATGAAGCGTGACCGCTACGCGTGGGTCACCGCGGTGCCGGCGGTGTGGCTGCTGATCTGCACCACCTACGCCGGCTTCATCAAGATCTTCGACAGCAACCCGGCGCAGGGCTTCCTGGCACAGGCGCACAAGTTCCAGGCGGCGCTTGCCAGCGACACCATCACCGCGCCGGCCAAGTCGGTGGCGCAGATGAAGCAGATCGTGGTCAACGCCTACGTCAATACCGGGCTGACCGCGCTGTTCCTGCTGGTGGTGGGGGCGGTGCTGGTGTATTCGATCAAGACCATCCTGGCCGCCCGCCGCAACCCGCAGCGCAGCGACCGCGAGACCCCGTACGTGGCGCTGAAGCCGCATGAAATGGTGGATCTGTGA
- a CDS encoding YbdD/YjiX family protein: protein MSTQLVPAGQYQAHRRIWRRLVQTARLCCGIPDYDNYVRHMLEKHPDQEPMDYKTFFRERQEARYGGRNGGRCC, encoded by the coding sequence ATGAGCACGCAACTGGTTCCCGCCGGCCAGTACCAGGCGCACCGCCGCATCTGGCGGCGCCTGGTGCAGACCGCACGCCTGTGCTGTGGCATTCCTGATTACGACAACTACGTCCGGCACATGCTGGAAAAGCATCCGGACCAGGAGCCGATGGACTACAAGACGTTCTTCCGTGAGCGGCAGGAAGCGCGATATGGCGGCCGCAATGGCGGTCGATGCTGCTGA
- a CDS encoding DUF3103 family protein, which produces MIGGTTLLALLLASAGAAAQGDAAARGAQIQAVTEASAREVAGLIAQPGFAEAVRTTLAASPERGVALDAVMERFDPGVRTQASVSLASNDQQLRQAKGLPAQGEGLLQLRAYVPDGQSLADIAPRQLWVASLPRGNDRDWTTLTAYDARGRAHVLDARQAPAFPVLIVDVDTRRSVQEGMALVNAGLRARGLQSPERIQLSADGARASLDITRLDRIRLADDQEPWALGAAEVFAVVSGLQIGKAEPEMATVDMPYLDHDKTDYTPQQALVLWGNYRFNAANVQLFEDDGDTNYQDLLVALSNGVKAALGAFAPEYAVIADIAGAILKAMPSSWFSNDIDYLDSFYLVQRGQAYTDRMGAANNAKVTLTPITLVE; this is translated from the coding sequence ATGATTGGGGGGACCACGCTGCTGGCACTGCTGTTGGCCAGCGCCGGGGCAGCTGCGCAAGGCGATGCTGCCGCGCGCGGTGCTCAGATACAGGCCGTAACCGAGGCCAGTGCGCGTGAGGTGGCGGGATTGATTGCCCAACCCGGCTTCGCCGAGGCCGTGCGCACCACGCTGGCGGCCTCACCGGAACGGGGCGTGGCACTGGACGCCGTGATGGAGCGCTTCGACCCGGGCGTCCGCACCCAGGCCAGCGTCTCGCTGGCCAGCAACGATCAGCAGCTGCGCCAGGCCAAGGGCTTGCCAGCGCAGGGCGAGGGGCTGCTGCAGCTGCGCGCCTACGTGCCGGACGGCCAGTCGCTGGCTGACATCGCGCCACGCCAGTTGTGGGTGGCCAGCCTGCCACGGGGCAATGATCGTGACTGGACCACGCTGACGGCCTACGACGCGCGGGGCCGCGCGCATGTGCTGGACGCACGGCAGGCACCGGCATTCCCGGTCTTGATCGTCGATGTCGATACCCGCCGCTCGGTGCAGGAGGGCATGGCGCTGGTCAACGCCGGCCTGCGCGCACGGGGCCTGCAATCGCCCGAGCGCATCCAGCTGTCGGCCGATGGCGCGCGTGCATCACTGGACATCACCCGGCTGGACCGCATCCGCCTGGCCGACGACCAGGAGCCGTGGGCACTGGGCGCGGCGGAGGTGTTCGCGGTGGTGTCCGGGCTGCAGATCGGCAAGGCGGAGCCGGAGATGGCCACGGTCGACATGCCCTACCTGGACCATGACAAGACCGACTACACGCCGCAGCAGGCGCTGGTCCTGTGGGGCAACTATCGGTTCAACGCCGCCAACGTGCAGTTGTTCGAGGATGACGGTGACACCAACTACCAGGACCTGCTGGTGGCGTTGAGCAACGGTGTGAAGGCAGCGCTGGGTGCGTTCGCACCGGAGTATGCGGTCATCGCCGATATTGCCGGCGCGATCCTCAAGGCGATGCCGTCGTCGTGGTTTTCCAACGACATCGATTACCTGGACAGCTTCTATCTTGTCCAACGCGGGCAGGCGTACACCGATCGCATGGGAGCAGCGAACAACGCCAAGGTCACGCTCACTCCCATTACCCTGGTGGAGTAG